A section of the Oncorhynchus gorbuscha isolate QuinsamMale2020 ecotype Even-year linkage group LG06, OgorEven_v1.0, whole genome shotgun sequence genome encodes:
- the LOC124038015 gene encoding transmembrane protein 125 gives MPELEDFPPMRDDQPVGPDPNQIQRSILDEQVELWWFRDPAKSLLCYAVAVLLILGCGLGGILLLSTTTSFSSDWRMGAGMALCLLALAVLLKQLLSSAVQDMNCVRSRRRIDILKSGGLSDLLVVLITGLCLVVCGAVLLKLALGHHMPKPGVALNDMYISGVVLLAGGGSVVVGVGVYTGLVFLLERTWPGQRFRDRAMGVFTISGRHMDQGRRETTSSLANLI, from the coding sequence ATGCCAGAGCTGGAGGACTTCCCCCCGATGCGGGATGACCAGCCGGTTGGTCCTGACCCGAACCAGATCCAGCGCAGCATCCTGGACGAGCAGGTAGAGCTGTGGTGGTTCCGCGACCCGGCCAAGTCTCTGCTGTGCTACGCCGTTGCCGTCCTACTCATCCTGGGCTGCGGCCTGGGAGGCatactcctcctctccaccacgaCCAGCTTCTCCAGTGACTGGCGCATGGGAGCGGGCATGGCTCTGTGTCTCTTAGCCCTGGCCGTCCTGCTCAAACAGCTCCTGAGCTCCGCCGTGCAGGACATGAACTGTGTCCGCAGCCGGAGGCGGATCGATATCCTGAAGAGTGGAGGGCTGTCGGATCTGTTAGTGGTTCTCATCACAGGGCTGTGTCTGGTGGTCTGTGGGGCCGTGCTGCTGAAGCTGGCACTAGGACACCACATGCCCAAGCCCGGCGTAGCCCTTAATGATATGTACATCTCTGGGGTGGTGTTGTTAGCTGGAGGAGGgtcagtggtggtgggggtgggagtGTACACGGGGCTGGTGTTCCTGTTGGAGAGGACGTGGCCGGGACAGAGGTTCAGGGATAGGGCCATGGGGGTGTTCACTATCTCTGGACGACACATGGACCAGGGTAGGAGGGAGACCACCTCCAGCTTGGCTAACCTCATCTGA